From the genome of Streptacidiphilus sp. PB12-B1b:
GCTCGCCCCGGTAGGTGACGACGAAGGGCAGCATCCGGCCCTCCCGCGCCTCGGAGCGCAGGAAGGAGACCATCTGCCGGTAGGTGGGGCGCGGGCCGGACGGGCGGCCGGGGGCGGCCGGGGGCACGGTGGCCTCCCAGCGCCGCAGCCAGTCCCGGTTGCGGGCGCTGACCTGCTGCCAGTCGCGGCGGTCGCGGACCTTGATGGGGCGTAGCCCCACCGGGCCCTCCCCCAGCTCGACCGGCCAGAAGGCGTTCAGTGCGGGCCTCCCGGGGCGCGGTGGCCGGGTGCGGCCGGGGCCGGGGGGCCGTCCGGACGGGGGTGGTCGCCGCCGCGCACCTGGTCGACGGCGTGGGCGAGCAGCGGGGCGAGCACGGCCAGGCCGTCCCTGACGCCGCCGCTGGAGCCGGGCAGGTTGACGATCAGCGTGGTCCCGGCCAGGCCGGACAGACCCCGGGAGAGCGCGGCGGTCGGCACCCCGCCGGCCCGGCCGTGGGCGCGGACGGCCTCGGCGATGCCGGGCACGGGCCGGTCGATGACGCGGGCGGTCATCTCGGGGGTGAGGTCCATCGGGCTGATCCCGGTGCCGCCGGTGGTCAGCACCACGTCGTAGCCCTCGGCCACGGCGGCGCGCAGCGCCTCGGCCACCGGCTCGCCGTCGGGCACGACCACCGGCCCCTGGACGCTGAAGCCCAGCTCGCGCAGGCCGTCGGCGAGCAGCGGACCGCCCCGGTCGGCGTACACCCCGGCGTGGGCGCGGTTGGAGACGGTGAGCACGAAGCCCCGGCGGTCGCTCACCGGCCCTCCTCGCGGTGCCAGTCGCCGCTCTTGCCGCCGGTCTTGGACTCGACCTGGACGGCCTCGATCCGGGCGGCCTTGTCGACCGCCTTGACCATGTCGATCACGGTGAGCCCGGCGACGGCGACCGCCGTCAGCGCCTCCATCTCCACGCCGGTGCGGTCGGCGGTGCGGACGGTCGCGGCGATCTCGACGGCCTCGTCGGTGACGTCGAGCTCCACGGTCACCCCGGAGATCCCGATGGGGTGGCACAGCGGGATCAGGTCGGGGGTGCGTTTGGCCCCCATGATCCCGGCGATCCGGGCGACGGAGAGCGCGTCGCCCTTGGGCACGCCCTCGCCCCGGAGCAGCTCCACCACGCGCGGCGAGACCACGACGCGGCCGGTGGCGCGGGCGGTGCGGACGGTGGCGGCCTTCTCGGAGACGTCGACCATGCGGGCAGCCCCGGTCGCGTCCACGTGGGTCAGCCCGTCGCCCTGTGCGGTACTCAACGTCTCGTCTCCTGCTGTGGCCGGTGCCGGTGCGGGCACAGGCTATCGCTGCGCGCGCGGCGCGTCAGATCTGCTGCGCGCCGGATCGTCCGCGCGTCAGACCGTTCCGTCCCCCGGGAGCGGGTCGAGCAGGACCACCTCGACCAGGGTGCCCGCCTCGACCGCGGTGTCGTCCTCGTCCACCACGATCAGCGCGTTGGCCTGGGCCAGCGGGCCGACCAGGTGCGATCCCGCGCCGCCGACCGGGCCGACGCTGCCCGGCTCGCCGTCGTGGCCCGCGTGGTAGCGGCCCCGGGCGAACTGCCGGCGTCCGGCCGGCGAGGTCAGCGACTCGGTCAGCCGGGCCCGGACGACGGTGCGGTGGACCGGCTCCACACCCATCATGGCGCGGATCGCCGGCCTGACGAACAGTTCGAACGAGAGGTAGGCGCTGACCGGGTTGCCCGGCAGCGCGAACAGCGGCACGGTGCCCTCGAGCAGTCCGAAGCCCTGCGGCTTGCCGGGCTGCATGCGCAGTCTGCGGAAGGAGATCTCGCCCAGCGGGGCCTTGCCGTCGACCGGCGACAGCGCCTCCTTGACCACGTCGTACGCGCCGACGCTGACGCCGCCGCTGGTGACGATGGCGTCGGCGCGGATCAGCTGGTCCTCGATCACCTCACGCAGCCGCTCGGCGTCGTCCGGCACGCCGCCGACCCGGTAGGCGATGGCGCCCGCCTCCCGCGCGGCAGCGGTCAGCGCGAAGCTGTTGGAGTCGGGGATCTGCCCGGGGCCGGCCTGCGTGCCCGGCTGGACCAGCTCGCTGCCGGTGGACAGCACCACCACCCGCGGCCGGGGCCGGATCTTGACGCTGTCCAGGCCGATCGCCGCCAGCAGCCCGATCTGCGCCGGACCCAGCCGGGTGCCCGCCGGGAGCACGACCTGGCCTGCGGTGATGTCGTCGCCCTGGCGGCGGATGAACGCCCCGGGCTCGGCCGGG
Proteins encoded in this window:
- a CDS encoding molybdenum cofactor biosynthesis protein B translates to MSDRRGFVLTVSNRAHAGVYADRGGPLLADGLRELGFSVQGPVVVPDGEPVAEALRAAVAEGYDVVLTTGGTGISPMDLTPEMTARVIDRPVPGIAEAVRAHGRAGGVPTAALSRGLSGLAGTTLIVNLPGSSGGVRDGLAVLAPLLAHAVDQVRGGDHPRPDGPPAPAAPGHRAPGGPH
- the glp gene encoding gephyrin-like molybdotransferase Glp: MSDHRHSDGPAAGPDRADRPDPGAADAAAERSWSVDEHLDSILRTVGPLPPLELQLLEAQGCLTVEPITAPGHVPPFDNSSMDGYAVRAADLAGATEQYPSVLTVVGDIAAGAAELPVVGPGQCARIMTGAPLPPGAEAVVPVEWTDGGSGGDRAADSMAPVGSDPEGASGEVRIFRPAEPGAFIRRQGDDITAGQVVLPAGTRLGPAQIGLLAAIGLDSVKIRPRPRVVVLSTGSELVQPGTQAGPGQIPDSNSFALTAAAREAGAIAYRVGGVPDDAERLREVIEDQLIRADAIVTSGGVSVGAYDVVKEALSPVDGKAPLGEISFRRLRMQPGKPQGFGLLEGTVPLFALPGNPVSAYLSFELFVRPAIRAMMGVEPVHRTVVRARLTESLTSPAGRRQFARGRYHAGHDGEPGSVGPVGGAGSHLVGPLAQANALIVVDEDDTAVEAGTLVEVVLLDPLPGDGTV
- the moaC gene encoding cyclic pyranopterin monophosphate synthase MoaC encodes the protein MVDVSEKAATVRTARATGRVVVSPRVVELLRGEGVPKGDALSVARIAGIMGAKRTPDLIPLCHPIGISGVTVELDVTDEAVEIAATVRTADRTGVEMEALTAVAVAGLTVIDMVKAVDKAARIEAVQVESKTGGKSGDWHREEGR